The following nucleotide sequence is from Dyella sp. BiH032.
GAGGTGAGCGAGTCGTTCGTCGTGGAGCGCTACTCGCACGTCATGCACATCGTGTCGCAGGTCGAGGGCAAGGTGCGCGAGGGCGTCAATTACATGGACGTGCTCAAGGCCACGTTCCCGGCGGGCACGCTCAGCGGCGCGCCGAAGATCCGCGCGCTGGAGATCATCCAGGAGCTTGAACCCTACAAGCGCAACATCTATGCCGGCGCGATCGGCTGGATCGGCTGGTGGGGCGACGCGGACACGGCCATCGCCATCCGCACCGCGGTGATCCAGGACGGCCGCTTGCACGTGCAGGCCGGCGCCGGCATCGTGTACGACTCCGACCCCACCGCCGAGTGGGAAGAGACCATGAACAAGGGCCGCGCGCTGTTCCGCGCGGTGGCGCAAGCGGCCAAGGGCCTCTGACGCCGGAAGGGAAGACAAGGGAACGTATCGTGAATCCATCGATTACGCGCTACGGCATCGTCGCGCTGCCGCTGCTGTATTCGCTGACCGCCTCCGCGCGCGAGCCGGTGGACACGCGCTGGCCGGACGACCCGTACAGCCGCATGAAGGCCATGGCGATGCTGCAATCGCTCAACGCCGACCTGCTGAGCCATCCCAGCGCCACGCTCACGCTGGAGCGCTGGTGCGGCACGCACCACCTGGCCCATGACGCCAAGGTGGTGGCACGCGTCGTCAAGGGCGCGGACAAGCCGCTGCCGGAAAGCGCGCGCGAGCAGCTGGGCATCGCGGCCGAAGAGCCGGTCCGCTATCGCCAGGTGCAACTGGTCTGCGGCGGTCTGGTGCTGTCCGAAGCGGACAACTGGTACGTGCCCTCGCGGCTGACGGAGGCGATGAACCGCGAGCTAGACGAAAGCGACACGCCGTTCGGCAAAGTGGTGCAGCCGCTGCACTTCCGCCGCCAGACCCTGGCCGCGGAGCTGCTGTGGTCGCCACTGCCGGCTGGCTGGGATGCGGGCGTGTCGCTGCCTGCGGCTACGCATCGCCCGCTGGATATTCCGCCGCACGTGCTGCAGCACCGCGCGGTCTTGGTCGATGGGGACAACCGGCCTTTCAGTCTCGTGGTGGAGAGCTATACGGCAAACGTCCTGGCCATGCCTTCCTCGTTGCTGGCGCCGACGCCCTAGGCTTCTTCAGGCGTCCGGGCCTTTGCCCGGTGCCTGCCTGCTCAGCGGCGTGATTCCTGCGCCTGGTCCAGCCTCACCCAGCGCTTGCCGTCCACGCGCGCGCAGATGCCGTCCCCGCAGGGGGCGAGATTGCCATTGGCAATGGCAGCGTTGATCTGCCCGGCCCACTTCGCGTTCACTACTTCGGTGCGCGCCTGCATGGTCGCGTAGACCGCCGCGCCCATCACCGCGAGCGAACCGATGGCACAGGCGACGAACGCCTTCCAGGCGGTCGCCGTATGCAGGTTCCCGGCCACGCTGATGCGCCGCTGCAGATCGGCGGCGGCATTGCGCACGTCGAGCATCGCGGACTCCAGTTCCTTCTCCGCCTGCGCCAGCGGCGCGCGCAACCCCTGGCTGAGCGTGGCGCCGGCCGCCTGCCGGAACTCTTCCACCGCGCGGCTGGACACCTGCTGGGTGACCTGGCTGACGTTCTGCGCGGCCATGCGGATCGTCTCCGCCGCCTGCGCGTTCTGCTGCACGACCTTGTCGCCACGCGTCTCGAAGCTGTCGACGAGCATCGACAGCTTCACCGCCATGGCCTTGATATCGTCCTGGGTCATGTTCGCCTCCATGATGCTCAGCGATGCATCGCCGGCCCCTGGGCCTGCTGTGGTGCCTGCGCCTGCTGCTGTGCATGCAGACTCGCCTCCTGCGCCTGGCGTTCCTGGGCGGCCAGCTGCTGATTCGCCTGCTGGCCTTGGGCGAGGAGAGCCTGACCTTCCGGCGATTGGGCGTAAGCCTGGGCGACCTGCTTGGACGCGGCATCGTTCTTGTTCGCCGCCGCGGCGCAGAGCGTCTCGAACATGTCGTTGGTGGAACTGCCGACCGTAATCGGATGCGCAGGCGTGTCCAAGAGACCTTGGGTCTGAGCACCGCGGCGTACCGGCTGTCGCTCGAACTGGGCGCTCAATGCTTCGTCACGGGGCTCGGCGTTATAAGGATCGGACACCTTGTTCCGATCGTTACGTGGCACCAGCAGCTCGTTGTAGCCATCCGGCGTGGTCCGGTCCACCTTGCGATCGATGCGGTAAAGCAGCATGCCTTCCTCGGAGCGATGAACCACGTTGAGGCGCGGATCATCGGGCTCCATGCCTTTCTGCAGGAATGGCTTGTCGCTCAGGGCGTTGAGGTAATCGATCATCAGGTTGCCACTGCGTATCCCCAGCCCATCGCGGTGATAGCTGCCACCGATGTCCGAATGCGCACCAGCCACGGTAACCCCAAGGAATCGTCCATCCGGCGAGAGGCCGGGATCGATGATGTGGTCGGACTTGAACTTATTGCGGCGTTCGTCTTCGGCGATGATTTGGAAGCCGGAAATCACCGAGGGAGGCGGGCGGCGGTCGCGATCTTCGGGGCGGCCGGTGTTGACGGCGTCGAAGAGGGCTTCGACTTGCGGGGTCTGGCCTGGGGCGACGAGATAGCGAGAGTAGGAGAGTCTTTCACGGCCTTGCGCATCGATGGTCACCTGTTCGCTGGTCGGATCGACGATCCCTCGTTCGTGCACCAGTCGAGCAAAACCCGCAGCCTGTTCTGCGCCGCGACTGAATCCCATGTTGGCAATACTTATGTCGACGTTGGGGTCAGCGTCCCGCCACTCCTTGGCCTGCTCGACGAGCCTGCTGTACATCTGCTCGAGGCGCCGGTCGTACGTTGCGCCTGTCATGCCGTCCCACAGGCGCGGAATGAGATAGTCCTGAGTGCCAGGGCCTGCGACGTAGCCTACTTGGATACGGTCGTCGCCGAGGCGTTCCACCAGATCGTTGATCTTTGCGACATTGGTGGCGTGCTCCGGGTCCTTGTTCTTGTCGTTTCCCGTGCCGTCAAAGGCTGCGATGAAGAGTTTCTGGTGTGGATTGTCGCTGTGTATCAGTACGGGAGCTTGGAAGTTTGCCAAGGCACTTCCAGCATCCGTATAGGTCTGCAGACGTTTCGAATCAGCCGGGTAGTAGTTGACTCCATCTTCGAGGATGCCATCCGATCCCTGCTTGTGCTTTTCGTCGCTCATCCCTGCTGCCCTCCTTAGTAAGTCTTGCTCCAGGCGACGATCGTTTCTCTGCGATAGTTACTGTCAGGATTTCCAGGAGTACGGAAGTCCTTTGTGGCGATATGCGCTCGCATCAGCACGCTGACGGTTCTGTCATTGACCTCGATATAGATGCTCGGTCGGATGTTCAGGCCCCAACCATCGGGAATGTTGCTCTGCTCAACGTGATGAAGGACTTTTTCATCTTTGAAGATGGAGCCGATATCAATGAATGCTTCGTGCTCAGCTCCATCTAGTGACGTCCACTTCACTTCCGCCGGGGAGGGGAAGTTCCTGGCTCCCAGGTAAGAGGCATTCTTCCATTTGTCCCGGTAGTCCGGAGAGGGCGGCGGTCCGGAAGGCCGGTCCGCGTCCAGCCTGGTGAAGTCGTAATTGTCGTAGATGACGCTGCAACGCAATGTGTTGTAGCAATGCGATCCAAAACTATGCTCTTTGAATGTCAGCGGCCACGGAGTGGGGAGATGGGTCGGGCTGGCTGGATTCGAATGCGTCATCGTCAAGCATCCTGTAAGCGCAAAGGTGAGGATGGTGGCAGCGTATTTCAGTGAGCGGCCACTACTACCTAAAAGGGCAAGTTTCAGCATACGAACCACTCTAATAGATCCGGCTTCAGGCCAGAACCGTGTTGTTGCGAAAACTGCATTAGTAACTCCGGCTCCAAACCTTCGGGGCGGGGGCGGCGCCGGGGGGGCTTGGCGTGCCTGATAGCCGCCGTTGTAGCTGACGCTGCATTCGAGCGTGTCGTAGCAGATGGCCAGGAAGTCGTACCGTTTGAAATGCAGCGGCGTGCTCAGGGTGTCCCGGGGGCGGATCGATCCGGCCCGGCCGCCCGTCTGGCGCGGCCTCGCTGCGCATCGTGCCGAGCCGGCGCAAGATGCCACGAGTTGCAAAGCGATTATCCCTGTTCTGCATGTCCCATCCTTTGCGACGTTCGACTCACTGTCTCGCTGGCGATCTTAGCCACCGTGTGCGGTGAGGCCAGTGTCTTGGGGACTAGGATGCACGTAGCGTGATTCGCATCGCAAGCTGGCGATGTGGAGGAAACGCGGAGAATGATCGGAAATGTTAGTTCGCTGATCGATTGGACAAGGCGAAAAGGGCGCTCGAAGCCCTTGCGCATCAGAGCCAAGCCAGGCAGCTCTGCGAGAGCATGGGGCATCGGAGAGACCTCAAGGTTTGAGATAAGCCTCGCCTATCTCCTTCGCCAATCCATACGGCTCCGGCTCATTACGATTACTCAACAGCATCACCGTCACCCCCTGCTTCGGCCATCGCACGATGACATTGCGAAAGCCGATGCTCTCCCCCGAGTGCCACAGCACGTCGCCGTGGATGCGCCAGCCGTAGCCATAGGCATCCACATCCGTTTCGCCGGTCACTTTGTTCTGCGCGGCGAACGCCAGGCGGCGTGATTCGTCGCTCAGGAGGCGGTCGTCATAGAGCGCGGCATCCCACTTCGCCAGGTCGTCGATCGACGAGTAGATCCCGCCATCGCCGCGCGTGGCGCTGGTGAGGTCCTGGTCGGTGCGGAGCCAGTGGCCATCCTGCTCGCTATAGCCGTACGCGCGATGCGTGGGCTGTGGACCCTTCGGTTCGCGCAGCATGGTGTGGTCCATGTGCAGCGGCTGGAAGATGCGCTTGCGCAGGAAGTCCGGCAGGCGTTGGCCAGAGGCGCGTTCCACGATCAGGCCGAGCAGCACGTAGCCGCTATTGCTGTAGCGATAGCTCGTGCCGGCAGGAAAGTAGGTGCGTGTCTCGGCAGAAAGCATGCGCAGCACGTCGCCATCGTCGAGCTGCCGGGTGGTGCCGGGCGGGATCAGGTCCTCGTAGTCGATGAGGCCGGAGCCATGCGAGAGCAGATGGTGGATGGTGATGTTCGCGTCACTTGCCGGAAGCGACGGCAGCCAATGCCTCACCGAATCGCTGAGTTTCAACTTGCCGTCTTCCGCCAGCAGCAGAATCGCCGCCGCAGTGAACTGCTTGCTGATGGAAGCCAGTCGATAATTGGTGGCGGGCGTGGCGGCGACGCCGGTTTCGAGGTCCGCATAGCCGTAGGCCTTCCGCAGCACGGGCTTGCCGTCCTTCAACACGAGCAGAGAGGCGCCGGGCACCTTGCCCTCGTAGCGCTTCATCAGCGTGTCCGCATCGTCGGCCCGCACTCCGGCGGAAAAGAATGCGAGCAGGCTGCAAAGAAGAAAGAAGGCAAGGCGCATAGCGAACCTCAGCGGATCGGCAGGTCGTAATAGGTGTCCGGTGTGGGCTCCGGATCCAGCGTGTAGTGCCACCATTCGAATGGGTAGTTGCGGAAGCCGCCGCGCTTCATCGCCGTGCGGAGCAGGTCGCGGTTGGCGCGCTGCGCCGGGGTGACATCCGTCGAGTCGGTGTTGGCGCGCGGATCGAAGTAGTCGAAGGGCGTGCCCATGTCCAATGGTGTGCAATGCTCGTCGTGCGCGTCGCATTGCAGCAGGGTCAGATCCATCGTTGCGCCGCGGCTGTGACCCGAGCGTGGAGCAATGTAGTCGCCGAGCAGTACGCGCTTGTCGAGATGGGGATAGTGCGTAGCCTTGGTGCGCTGGTCGGCGAGGTCGCCGCCCCAGCGCACGAAATGGCGCACGGCACGGGCGGGCCGGTAGCAGTCCCACAGCAGCAGGCGCCGGTGATCGGTGCGCAGGCTGCGTTCCACGCCGGCGAGCGCCTCCGCGGCAGGCCGCAGCAGATAGCACTTGGCCGCTTCGTAGCCGTCGACGGGCGTGCCGACGAAGTTGTCGCTACCGGCGTACTTGATGTCTTCGGCGATATCGGGCGCGAGGCTGCGGATGTCCACCAAGTTCGCCTGCGCCAACGTGCCGGTGGCGACCGGTGGCTTTTCCGCCGGCGCGGCGCAGCCGCCCAGCAGAATGGCGACCGGCAGCGCCAGGCGGCTAATCGCAGTCGCGCATGCGCTTGAATGCGAGATCTTCGAAGTCGTAGCTGAAATCGGCATCGGGATCGACCTTGCTCATGTGCAGATTGCCGAGCTTGCTGGTGGGCGCATGCAGCCATGCCTCGGCATCGCCGTGCTCCCATTGCACGAGAAATTCCCCGCCCACGCGCATCACCGGCCCGCGCAGCCGCGGCGACTTGGCGGACTCGAAGGCTACGCCGTTGTCACGGGGGCACAGGCGGATTTCGCCGAACCACGGGTCGCGCCATACCCCGAGCAGGCCGGCCAGTTCCTTGCCGGTGGCCGGCTGGCGGCGGGACGTGTCCGGCACGCGTGACGCATGGCGGTGGCTTTCCTTGGCGGCCAGTTCGTCGGCGTAGGCGGCGACGCTGCGCGCCTTGTCCGGCGCGGTGAACTGCTTGAGCAGCACCTCGATCAGCACGGTGCGAGCTTCTTCCGCGTCGCCGTTGATCAGCACGACGAAACCGTCGCCACGGTCCGGCAGCAGATAGAGCGCTGAGTACATGCCCGAGAGCGTGCCCGTGTGCGACACGGTCAGCGCGCCGTCGACGTCGGCGATACGCCAGCCATAGCCGTAGGCGTACAGGCGGGTACCGTCCCAGGCGCGGCGCTGCGCGGAGATCGGCATCGGGGTGTAAGGCGTCCACAGCTTGTCGCGCTGCGCCTGGGGCAGCCACGCCAGCTGGGCGGGCGTCGGTGCCAGCCACTGGCGCGCCCAGGCCAGCATGTCATCCAGGCTGCATTGCACGCCGCCGGCGGCTTCCATCGTGGTGGGGCGCACCATCGGGTCAGCAGGTACCCGCGGTTCGTAGCCCTTATCGCCGCGCGCATGCGGCACGGCCACCGGCGCGAGCGCATCGCGCCGCCACGTGCCGACCTGGCAACGCGATAGCCCGAGCGGCTCGAACACCTCACGACGAAGCAGGGTCTCGTAAGGAGCGCCGCCGGCCGCAGCCGCGACTTCGCCGGCCACGACGTACAGCAGGTTGTCGTAGGCGTAGCCGGCGCGGAAGCTGTAGCGCGGCTTGAGGTAGGCGAGCGCGGCGACGATGTCCTGGCGGGTGAAGGCGTTCGGCTCCGGCCACAGCATCAAGTCGCCGGCGCCTTCGCCCAGGCCGCTGCGATGGGTGAGCAGATCGCCTACCTGCATGTGTTCCGTCACCCAGGGGTCGTACATGCGGAACGCCGGCAGCCAGCGCTTCACCGGGTCGTCCCAGCGCAGCTTGCCCTGCTGCACCAGGCGGGCGAGCAGGGTGGCGGTCATGGCCTTGCTGTTGGAGGCGATCTTGAACAGCGCGTCGGGCGTCACCGGCTGGCCCGAGCCGAGCGCGAGCTCGCCGGCGGTGCGCCGGTAGACGACTTCGCCGTGCTCGATCACGCCGACGGCGATGCCGGGCAGGTGGTAGCGCGCCACCACCGCATCGATCAGTGGATCGAAGCGTTCCTTCGGTGTCTGCGCTCCCGCCGTGCCGGCGACGAGCGCCAGAAGGGCCGCGAGGGCGCTAGCGAGGCGTCGCATCGGCCGCTCGCTCCACGTCCCCCCACACGCGCAGCAGGTTGCCGCCCCAGAGCTTGGCGATGTCCGCATCGCTGAAGCCCGCACGGCGCAGCGCCGCGGTGACGTTGCGGGTCTGGCCGGCATCGCGCCAGCCATCGATGCCGCCGCCGCCATCGAAATCCGAGGCAATACCCACGTGGTCGATGCCGGCGACCTCCACCATATGGCGGATCTGCGCGACGTAATCGTCCAATGTGGGGAGAGGGAACGCCGCATCGATGCGGCGCATGCCCTCGACGTATGCCGGCAAGAAATCGTGCTTCTCGCTGTCGTACTGCTTGTCGCCCGCCCGCTTCGCCACCTGCGCCTGCAGTGCCTTCTCGGCAAGTTCGCGGCCCGGATCGAGTTTGAGGAAACCCTTGTACGCGACGGCCTGGATCACGCCACCCTTGGCCGCGATCGCGCGCAGCAGGTCGTCCGGCAGGTTGCGCGGGTGATTCACCAGGGCGTGGGCGCCGGAGTGCGAGGCGATGATCGGGGCCCTGGAAAGCTTAAGCACATCGCGCACGCAAGCGTCCGAGCTGTGCGAGATGTCGACCATGATGCCCAGCCGGTTGGCACGCTCCACCACCTGGCGGCCGAACTCGCTGAGGCCGGCATCGCTGAGCGGCGGGTCGCCGAGGTCGGCGGTTGGCATGGAGCTGGTGCACAGGTCGTTGTGGCCGACGTGGGTGAGGCCGATGTAGCGCGCGCCCTGCGCGAAGGCCCAGTCGAGGTTCTTCAGATCGTGGCCGAGCGAGTAGCCGTTCTCGATGCCGATCATGGCCGACAGCACGCCGTCTTTGCGGTTGGCCAGGACTTGCGCCGGCGTGGTGGCAAGGCGGATGCGCTGCGGATAGCGCTGCACCAGCAAATGGATGTCCTCGTACTTGCGCTTCGCCTGCGCGACGGCCTTGGCGTAGCCCTTTGCGTCCAGCGGGCCCTGTTCCACATAGATCACGAAGAACACGGCATTCAGGCCGCCGCGCTCCATCTTGCCCAGGTCGACTTGCAGCGGCGTGTCCTTGCCGGCGTCGAAGCGCGGCTCGCGCATGTAGGCCAGCGGGATGTCGACGTGGGTGTCGATGGTGACGGGCGGATCCTGCGCCGCGGCGGCGGTGCCGGTCCACAGGAGCAAGGGCAGCGCCAACGCGCTCAGGTGAGGCCAAGCCTTCATGCGGTTTCCCAGTCGCGGGCCGGCTGCTCGCCGGCGACCATCTCTTCGAAACTCTGCCTGCGCCGCACTATGGCATGCCGTCCGCTGTCGAGCAGCACCTCGGCGGCCAGGGGGCGCGAGTTGTAGGTAGAGGCCATGGCCGCGCCGTAGGCGCCGGTGGTGCGGATCAGCACCAGGTCGCCCGCGCGCAGCTCCGGCAGCTCGCGATCGACAGCGAAGGTGTCGCCCGTTTCGCAGACCGGGCCGACCACGTCGTAGCGGTGCCGCGGGCGGGGCTCGCCCACCAGGGCGACGATGTCGTGCCAGGCGTCGTACAGGCTGGGGCGCAGCAGGTCGTTCATCGCCGCGTCCAGCACCAGGAAGCGGCGCCGCTCGCCTTGCTTGACGCGCACCACGCGTGTCAGCAATACGCCGGCTTCGGCCACCAAATAGCGTCCAGGCTCCAGCAGGATGCGGCCGCGAAAGCCGGCCAGGGCGTCGCGGATGGCCTGGCCGTAATCCGCCGGCGCGATCGGCGCCTGTCCTTCGCGATAGCGCACGCCGAGCCCGCCGCCGACGTCGATGCTGGCGATGGCGTGGCCGGCGTTCTCCAGTTCGCGCCAGAACGCAGCCACGCGCGCGAGCGCCAGGCGGAACGGCTCGACGCTGAGGATCTGCGAGCCGATGTGCACGTGCAGTCCATCCAGCCGTACGTTGGGAAAGCGCGCCGACCCGGCGAACCAGCGCCGCGCTTCGTCGATGCTCACGCCGAACTTGTTCTCCGCCTTGCCGGTGGAGATCTTGGCATGCGTCTGCGCGTCCACGTCGGGATTGATGCGCACGGCGGCGCGTGCAGTGGTGCCGAGTTCCTCGGCGAGCGTCTGGAGCATGTCCAGCTCGTCCGCCGATTCGAGATTGAAACGCTGGATGCCCGCGGCGAGCGCCTCGGCGATCTCGCCCGCGGTCTTGCCGACGCCAGAGAACACGATGCGTTCGGCCGGAATCCCGGCGTGCAGCGCGCGCCACAGCTCGCCGGAAGAGACGATGTCCGCACCGACGCCCGCTTCAGCCATCAGTTGCAGAATGGCGACGTTGCTGTTGGCCTTGATGGCGTAGCAAAGCGTGGCATCCAGTCCGTGCAAGGCGTCCTGCAGGCCGGCGATGCGCGCGCGGATCGCGTTGGCCGAATAGGCGTGGAACGGCGTGGGGATGCGCTCGGCGAGACGGCGCAGGTCGACGCCGTCGAACAGGGCGTCGGGGTGGAGCGTATCGCCTGCGGCAAGCGTAGCGGTGTGTTGCATGAGAGCCTCAACGTAAGCCCTTCTCCACAAGGAAGGGACGGAACCAGGTGCTGGGCGGAGCGTACCGCCTCGCGCCGCCCGCATCCTCTGCCGCTGCAGCCGACAGGGTCCCCCGCAACTGGCGATGCTCTTTCGCGGGACAACGTTGGACAAGCCGGAGAACGGAAGACGACACGCCAGAACGCCGCACGAAAAAAAGGCGGCCCGAAATCCCGCGGGCCGCCTTGGGGAGTACATCTATCAGAAATCCACTGACACCGTCAGCTGTGCGAAGCGCGGCGCCTGGAAGCGCAGCGGCTGGCGGAAGGTGGGATTGGTGTCGTTGCTGATCGATGTCTGCAGATCCTGGTCCACGGCCACTGTGCGCTGCTGGTTGAACAGGTTGTATACGGCGAACTTCACGCGCAGCTGGCCCGTGTCACCCAGCGAGCGCAGGTAGGTCACGCTGGCGCCGAGGTTGTAGGTCCACGGCATGGTGCCGTACTTGCCGCGCGGGGAGCGCTCGTAGACGCGGTCTTCCGAGCGGTCGGACGAGCAGTTCGCGACGCAGATGTAGTAACTGTGATAGTTCGTCGCATCGAACGGGTTGCCGACGCCAAAGCCCGTAACGGGACCGCCCGACAGTACGGTGAGATCGCCGCCGAACTGCCAGTTCGGAGTGAGTGCATAGGTGCCGCGCAGTTTGAGCTGGTGGCGGTGATCGTTCGGCAGGTAGCCTTCACCGCCGTAGTTCACCCATGGGTCGTCGAAGTTCTCCGTGCGGCCGGTGTCGTCGAAGTTGGTGTCGGAGTTGACCGGGCCTTCGGCGTTGCCGCGGTTCCAGGACAACGTGTAGGAGGCGTTGAAGGCCCACTTGTTGTCCCATGCACGGTCGACCTGGAGTTCCAAGGCCGTGTAGGTGCGCTTGGGCTTCACCCAGCCGCGCTGGCCCAGGTAGTTGCCGTCGGCGTCGTACATGGCCCAGCCTTCCTTCGCCGTGTCCACGGTGACCCAGCCGTCGGCGACGCCGTCGCAGTTGGTGTCGCCCCACACGGTGGCCTTTTTGCCGGGGTTGCCCATCACCCAGCCGATGTAGCCATCGCCGCCGCACTTGCCGGTGGCGCTGATCTCCATGTCGTCGATGGCGTTGTGCAGACGGCGGTAGGTCGCGCTGACGCCCCATGACCAGCTCTTGTCCAGCATCTGCTGGAAGCCGAGGATGGCTTCGTCCTGGAAGACCTGGTCCATGTCGTGGTCTACCTGCGAGCGCAGGTCGCCGACCTTGCCGTCGCCCTGCGACACGTCCACGCCGCCCAGCTGCGGACCGAGCTTCGGGATCGCGTACTGCGTGCCGTTGCGATCCATGATCTGCCAGCCGTCGAAGGCGTAGTAGGTGCGCTGATCGAGCAGGCCGCCGGCCTGCTTGATGTTGATCACGTTGGCCACCGGCAGGAAGTAGCGGCCCAGGTTGCCGAACAGCTTGGT
It contains:
- a CDS encoding DUF2235 domain-containing protein, yielding MSDEKHKQGSDGILEDGVNYYPADSKRLQTYTDAGSALANFQAPVLIHSDNPHQKLFIAAFDGTGNDKNKDPEHATNVAKINDLVERLGDDRIQVGYVAGPGTQDYLIPRLWDGMTGATYDRRLEQMYSRLVEQAKEWRDADPNVDISIANMGFSRGAEQAAGFARLVHERGIVDPTSEQVTIDAQGRERLSYSRYLVAPGQTPQVEALFDAVNTGRPEDRDRRPPPSVISGFQIIAEDERRNKFKSDHIIDPGLSPDGRFLGVTVAGAHSDIGGSYHRDGLGIRSGNLMIDYLNALSDKPFLQKGMEPDDPRLNVVHRSEEGMLLYRIDRKVDRTTPDGYNELLVPRNDRNKVSDPYNAEPRDEALSAQFERQPVRRGAQTQGLLDTPAHPITVGSSTNDMFETLCAAAANKNDAASKQVAQAYAQSPEGQALLAQGQQANQQLAAQERQAQEASLHAQQQAQAPQQAQGPAMHR
- a CDS encoding serine hydrolase domain-containing protein, with protein sequence MRLAFFLLCSLLAFFSAGVRADDADTLMKRYEGKVPGASLLVLKDGKPVLRKAYGYADLETGVAATPATNYRLASISKQFTAAAILLLAEDGKLKLSDSVRHWLPSLPASDANITIHHLLSHGSGLIDYEDLIPPGTTRQLDDGDVLRMLSAETRTYFPAGTSYRYSNSGYVLLGLIVERASGQRLPDFLRKRIFQPLHMDHTMLREPKGPQPTHRAYGYSEQDGHWLRTDQDLTSATRGDGGIYSSIDDLAKWDAALYDDRLLSDESRRLAFAAQNKVTGETDVDAYGYGWRIHGDVLWHSGESIGFRNVIVRWPKQGVTVMLLSNRNEPEPYGLAKEIGEAYLKP
- a CDS encoding M15 family metallopeptidase yields the protein MPISATTSKISHSSACATAISRLALPVAILLGGCAAPAEKPPVATGTLAQANLVDIRSLAPDIAEDIKYAGSDNFVGTPVDGYEAAKCYLLRPAAEALAGVERSLRTDHRRLLLWDCYRPARAVRHFVRWGGDLADQRTKATHYPHLDKRVLLGDYIAPRSGHSRGATMDLTLLQCDAHDEHCTPLDMGTPFDYFDPRANTDSTDVTPAQRANRDLLRTAMKRGGFRNYPFEWWHYTLDPEPTPDTYYDLPIR
- a CDS encoding serine hydrolase domain-containing protein, with the translated sequence MRRLASALAALLALVAGTAGAQTPKERFDPLIDAVVARYHLPGIAVGVIEHGEVVYRRTAGELALGSGQPVTPDALFKIASNSKAMTATLLARLVQQGKLRWDDPVKRWLPAFRMYDPWVTEHMQVGDLLTHRSGLGEGAGDLMLWPEPNAFTRQDIVAALAYLKPRYSFRAGYAYDNLLYVVAGEVAAAAGGAPYETLLRREVFEPLGLSRCQVGTWRRDALAPVAVPHARGDKGYEPRVPADPMVRPTTMEAAGGVQCSLDDMLAWARQWLAPTPAQLAWLPQAQRDKLWTPYTPMPISAQRRAWDGTRLYAYGYGWRIADVDGALTVSHTGTLSGMYSALYLLPDRGDGFVVLINGDAEEARTVLIEVLLKQFTAPDKARSVAAYADELAAKESHRHASRVPDTSRRQPATGKELAGLLGVWRDPWFGEIRLCPRDNGVAFESAKSPRLRGPVMRVGGEFLVQWEHGDAEAWLHAPTSKLGNLHMSKVDPDADFSYDFEDLAFKRMRDCD
- a CDS encoding dipeptidase encodes the protein MKAWPHLSALALPLLLWTGTAAAAQDPPVTIDTHVDIPLAYMREPRFDAGKDTPLQVDLGKMERGGLNAVFFVIYVEQGPLDAKGYAKAVAQAKRKYEDIHLLVQRYPQRIRLATTPAQVLANRKDGVLSAMIGIENGYSLGHDLKNLDWAFAQGARYIGLTHVGHNDLCTSSMPTADLGDPPLSDAGLSEFGRQVVERANRLGIMVDISHSSDACVRDVLKLSRAPIIASHSGAHALVNHPRNLPDDLLRAIAAKGGVIQAVAYKGFLKLDPGRELAEKALQAQVAKRAGDKQYDSEKHDFLPAYVEGMRRIDAAFPLPTLDDYVAQIRHMVEVAGIDHVGIASDFDGGGGIDGWRDAGQTRNVTAALRRAGFSDADIAKLWGGNLLRVWGDVERAADATPR
- the lysA gene encoding diaminopimelate decarboxylase — translated: MQHTATLAAGDTLHPDALFDGVDLRRLAERIPTPFHAYSANAIRARIAGLQDALHGLDATLCYAIKANSNVAILQLMAEAGVGADIVSSGELWRALHAGIPAERIVFSGVGKTAGEIAEALAAGIQRFNLESADELDMLQTLAEELGTTARAAVRINPDVDAQTHAKISTGKAENKFGVSIDEARRWFAGSARFPNVRLDGLHVHIGSQILSVEPFRLALARVAAFWRELENAGHAIASIDVGGGLGVRYREGQAPIAPADYGQAIRDALAGFRGRILLEPGRYLVAEAGVLLTRVVRVKQGERRRFLVLDAAMNDLLRPSLYDAWHDIVALVGEPRPRHRYDVVGPVCETGDTFAVDRELPELRAGDLVLIRTTGAYGAAMASTYNSRPLAAEVLLDSGRHAIVRRRQSFEEMVAGEQPARDWETA